A genomic segment from Amphiprion ocellaris isolate individual 3 ecotype Okinawa chromosome 17, ASM2253959v1, whole genome shotgun sequence encodes:
- the LOC111565733 gene encoding nodal homolog 2-A-like has protein sequence MKGLAVDLVFLLLLLDLVLVEPFFGMRPDALLRTSARSSGSRRTVRRQKGGRLPLYMMQLYRTMLTEDRVRTPAVDLSQTEAEEDIPGLQDSDSVTSLVAKSCHQVGKKWSISFDMSSLSANDNVQLAELRIRLPAFTESSSVSVDVYHSHEHRCPGCPDSRQLLGRLSAQPSSMASPFSWKVFNMTEMLSGWLQRGHGSRRTELQEDEVEEEEGIQHATADRVMMVVFSRQSSQRMLIRVAERSKYVSMDRERGTTSSSRVRRGREKRHHQTRQREAEEEHNGPVCRKMDMWVDFEKLGWTEWIVFPKRYNAYRCQGSCPTPVDETFSPTNHAYMQSLLQLHHPSKAPCLSCVPTRLSPLSMLYYENGKMVMRHHENMLVEECGCQ, from the exons ATGAAGGGCCTAGCCGTGGATTTggtgttcctcctcctcctgttggATTTGGTTCTGGTTGAGCCCTTCTTTGGAATGCGTCCTGACGCGCTGCTCCGGACCAGCGCTCGGTCCAGCGGCTCCAGACGCACCGTGAGGCGGCAGAAGGGCGGCAGGCTGCCCCTCTACATGATGCAGCTCTACCGGACCATGCTGACCGAGGACCGGGTCAGGACTCCGGCTGTGGACTTGAGCCAGACCGAGGCAGAGGAGGACATCCCCGGACTGCAGGACTCCGACTCTGTGACCAGCCTGGTAGCCAAGA GCTGCCATCAGGTCGGTAAGAAGTGGTCCATCAGCTTCGACATGTCCTCCCTGTCTGCTAATGACAACGTCCAGCTGGCTGAGCTTCGCATCCGCCTTCCGGCCTTCACAGAGTCTTCCAGCGTCTCCGTGGACGTCTACCACTCCCACGAGCATCGCTGCCCCGGCTGCCCCGACAGCAGGCAGCTCCTGGGCCGCCTCAGTGCTCAGCCCAGCTCCATGGCGTCTCCGTTCTCCTGGAAGGTGTTCAACATGACGGAGATGCTCAGCGGCTGGCTGCAGCGGGGACACGGGAGCAGGAGGACGGAGCTGCAGGAGGACgaggtggaagaggaggagggaatcCAGCACGCCACAGCTGACCGGGTCATGATGGTGGTGTTCTCCAGGCAGAGCAGTCAGAGGATGCTCATCCGTGTGGCAGAACGCTCCAAGTACGTCAGCATGGACAGGGAAAGAGGGacgaccagcagcagcagggtgaGGAGAGGCAGGGAGAAGAGGCATCACCAGACCAGACAGAGGGAGGCCGAGGAGGAGCACAACGGTCCTGTCTGCAGGAAGATGGACATGTGGGTGGACTTTGAGAAGCTTGGCTGGACTGAGTGGATCGTTTTCCCCAAACGGTACAACGCTTATCGGTGCCAGGGGAGCTGCCCGACGCCGGTGGACGAGACCTTCAGCCCCACGAACCACGCATACATGCAG agTCTGTTGCAGCTTCACCACCCCAGCAAGGCTCCATGTCTGTCCTGTGTGCCGACCCGCCTTTCACCGCTCTCCATGCTCTACTATGAGAATGGGAAGATGGTGATGAGGCACCATGAGAACATGCTGGTGGAGGAGTGTGGCTGCCAGTAA
- the LOC111565730 gene encoding eukaryotic translation initiation factor 4E-binding protein 1-like, with translation MSAGGQTTRSRNIPAVRRVAIHDAAHMPQDYSTTPGGTLFSTTPGGTRIIYDRKFLLQCRTSPLTRTPPNLPDIPGVTRPLKPDSPSSRNQPEQTPSNNSNHSESAGEDSQFEMDI, from the exons ATGTCAGCGGGAGGACAGACCACCAGGAGCCGGAACATCCCCGCTGTCAGACGGGTCGCCATCCACGATGCGGCTCACATGCCCCAGGACTACTCCACGACCCCCGGGGGGACTCTGTTCAGCACCACGCCGGGAG GTACCAGAATCATCTACGACAGGAAGTTCCTCCTGCAGTGTCGGACGTCTCCTCTGACTCGTACGCCTCCCAACCTGCCGGACATCCCAGGAGTCACCAGGCCGCTCAAACCCGACTCCCCCAGCAGCAGGAACCAGCCGGAACAGACGcccagcaacaacagcaaccacAGCGAGAGCGCAG GTGAAGATTCCCAGTTTGAAATGGACATCTGA